The Crocosphaera subtropica ATCC 51142 genome includes a window with the following:
- a CDS encoding cyclic nucleotide-binding domain-containing protein, giving the protein MLNPIETAQLFESQPEQTVSQGDIIFRAGEKGQLMYGIIEGEVEMYIHDKVIEIIKKGDVFGQGALVHEDYLRASTAVAKTDCKLAVLDREHFLFAIQQTPMFALEVLRSYSDRHRRLKQVMDALGNI; this is encoded by the coding sequence ATGTTAAACCCCATAGAAACTGCTCAATTATTTGAGTCACAGCCGGAACAAACCGTTAGTCAAGGAGACATTATTTTCCGTGCAGGAGAGAAAGGTCAGCTAATGTATGGCATCATTGAAGGGGAAGTAGAAATGTACATCCATGACAAAGTGATTGAAATCATTAAAAAAGGGGATGTTTTTGGACAAGGTGCTTTAGTTCACGAAGATTATTTAAGAGCGTCTACTGCTGTGGCTAAAACTGACTGTAAATTAGCGGTGTTAGATCGAGAACATTTCTTGTTTGCTATACAACAAACCCCTATGTTTGCTTTAGAAGTTCTTAGGAGTTATTCTGATCGCCATCGCCGTTTAAAACAAGTGATGGATGCGTTAGGAAATATCTAG
- a CDS encoding histidine phosphatase family protein: protein MALMLYFLRHGQTAYSQTGGYCGKIENDPGLTPEGHQMAQAFAKAYGHLPWTAIYVSPLYRTRETVKPLCEKVGVPMQLRPGLQEIGYGKWEGMHPDDIDRYYHDRYVRWLTDPAWNAPPEGERGIDIARRSSQVLEEIEQTHDDGNILIVSHKATIRIMLCGLLGIDIKYYRDRFLMPVAALSLVELTSTGPLIHFLGDRSYLNDYLQSLPST from the coding sequence ATGGCTTTAATGCTTTATTTCCTGCGTCATGGACAAACCGCTTACAGCCAAACAGGGGGATATTGCGGTAAAATCGAAAATGACCCAGGATTAACCCCCGAAGGCCACCAGATGGCTCAGGCTTTCGCTAAGGCTTATGGCCATTTACCCTGGACAGCTATCTATGTTAGTCCTTTATATCGGACACGGGAAACCGTGAAACCCCTCTGTGAAAAAGTAGGCGTTCCCATGCAACTACGGCCAGGACTACAAGAGATCGGTTATGGCAAATGGGAGGGAATGCACCCCGACGACATTGATCGCTACTATCATGATCGTTATGTGAGATGGTTAACAGATCCGGCTTGGAATGCACCCCCAGAAGGAGAACGAGGGATCGATATTGCCCGTCGCAGTTCCCAAGTCCTCGAAGAAATCGAACAAACCCATGACGATGGTAATATATTAATTGTCTCCCATAAAGCGACTATTCGCATTATGTTATGTGGTTTACTAGGTATTGATATTAAATATTACCGCGATCGCTTTTTAATGCCTGTGGCTGCCTTAAGTTTGGTCGAATTAACTTCCACTGGACCTTTAATCCATTTTCTGGGCGATCGTTCCTACTTAAATGACTATTTACAGTCCCTACCAAGCACCTAA
- a CDS encoding histidine phosphatase family protein, whose translation MSLKLYFLRHGETTSSQTGTYCGRLDIELTPSGRQMAEDFAQTYKDLPWKAVYCSPLKRAIATAKPLCDLLNIPMELRHGLKEIYYGEWEGKTPDEVNREFHDDYVRWLADPGWNSPNGGEKGIDIARRSSEVLEEIEDKYETGNVLVVSHKATIRIMLCSLLGIDVGRFRDRIGMAVAAVSVVEMAEHGPLVHIMGDRSHIRTELRERQGT comes from the coding sequence ATGAGTCTTAAGCTTTATTTTCTCAGACACGGAGAAACCACCTCATCTCAAACAGGAACTTACTGTGGCAGATTAGATATTGAATTGACTCCCTCTGGACGACAAATGGCAGAAGATTTCGCCCAAACCTATAAGGATCTTCCCTGGAAAGCCGTTTATTGTAGTCCGTTAAAACGGGCGATCGCCACCGCTAAACCCTTATGTGATCTCCTCAACATCCCCATGGAACTTCGTCACGGCCTGAAAGAAATCTATTATGGAGAATGGGAAGGAAAAACCCCCGATGAGGTGAACCGAGAATTTCATGATGACTATGTACGCTGGTTAGCTGATCCTGGCTGGAATAGTCCCAATGGAGGAGAAAAAGGCATCGATATCGCCCGTCGCAGTTCAGAAGTCCTAGAAGAAATTGAAGACAAGTATGAAACAGGTAACGTTTTAGTGGTTTCTCATAAAGCAACTATCCGTATTATGCTATGTTCTTTATTGGGGATTGATGTGGGTCGCTTCCGTGATCGCATTGGCATGGCTGTGGCCGCCGTCAGTGTGGTGGAAATGGCTGAACATGGCCCCCTAGTTCATATTATGGGCGATCGCTCTCATATTAGAACCGAATTAAGAGAAAGACAGGGAACTTAA
- a CDS encoding tetratricopeptide repeat protein, whose product MTQMTSNVSNNVINNYIQRVTEWSQSSQRIPTTDELESIAGELGIEPEEIQAAQKQSHDHYIRAQGYMRLKHWDDAIAELQEAVAFNPSNLDMLVSLASAHMGRWETYHRGEDEDNIRLRIRQCLAIKPDCEDALNLLARLSNHIKWRNRIITAIGVGLGGICVGIGGVALLGDGLPLWFQRESKLEQLEQSFTRELNLLQRQQDSLEAQMTVGQRQTDQRSQRNISILQSRINQLETEVNQLQRKIIELEKEKPNKLTPRPSTNRPIIRGME is encoded by the coding sequence ATGACACAAATGACCAGTAATGTCTCCAATAATGTCATTAATAATTATATTCAACGAGTGACAGAATGGAGTCAGTCCAGTCAACGAATTCCAACAACCGACGAATTAGAAAGTATTGCTGGTGAATTGGGCATAGAACCAGAAGAAATACAAGCAGCGCAAAAACAATCCCACGATCACTATATTCGGGCCCAAGGTTATATGCGTTTAAAACATTGGGACGATGCGATCGCTGAACTTCAAGAAGCAGTAGCTTTTAACCCTTCCAACTTAGATATGTTAGTCAGTTTAGCATCAGCACATATGGGACGATGGGAAACTTATCATCGAGGAGAGGATGAAGACAATATTCGTCTGAGAATTCGGCAATGTTTAGCCATTAAACCAGACTGTGAAGATGCCTTAAACCTGTTGGCCAGACTGTCCAATCACATTAAATGGCGGAATCGGATTATAACCGCTATTGGAGTGGGTTTAGGAGGCATTTGTGTAGGAATAGGAGGTGTAGCTTTATTAGGAGACGGCCTTCCCCTATGGTTTCAACGGGAATCAAAACTGGAACAGTTAGAACAAAGTTTTACTCGTGAATTGAACCTTCTGCAACGGCAACAAGATTCTTTAGAAGCACAAATGACCGTCGGACAAAGACAGACGGATCAACGTAGTCAAAGAAATATATCAATCTTACAAAGTCGTATTAATCAATTAGAAACAGAAGTCAATCAGTTACAACGAAAAATTATAGAATTAGAAAAAGAAAAACCTAACAAATTAACCCCCCGTCCTTCTACTAATCGGCCAATTATCAGGGGCATGGAATAA
- a CDS encoding CBS domain-containing protein: MTKTVAQVMTQNPITVTPQTPLSEAVKILAEKKISGLPVVDDQGKLVGIISETDLMWQETGVEPPPYIMILDSVIYLQNPARYEKEVHKALGQTVGEVMSDKPISIKGTKSLKEAAHLMHEKKIRRLPVIDENNTKVIGILTQGDIIRTMAQE; the protein is encoded by the coding sequence ATGACCAAAACTGTTGCTCAGGTAATGACGCAAAATCCTATCACCGTGACCCCCCAAACCCCTCTCTCAGAAGCGGTGAAAATCCTAGCAGAAAAAAAAATAAGTGGTTTACCCGTGGTCGATGATCAAGGAAAACTTGTGGGAATTATCTCTGAAACCGATTTAATGTGGCAAGAAACAGGGGTAGAACCTCCCCCTTATATTATGATTTTAGATAGCGTTATATATCTGCAAAATCCTGCCCGTTACGAAAAAGAAGTTCATAAAGCCCTAGGGCAAACCGTTGGGGAAGTGATGAGTGATAAACCCATTAGTATAAAAGGCACAAAATCCTTAAAAGAAGCAGCCCATCTGATGCACGAAAAGAAAATCCGCCGTTTACCAGTCATTGATGAAAATAATACTAAAGTCATCGGTATTTTGACTCAAGGAGACATTATTCGCACCATGGCCCAAGAATAA
- a CDS encoding carbohydrate kinase family protein → MNNPQILCMGEILFDCLANQLGKELEEVTSWTAYPGGAPANVACALIKLGVAAAFIGCIGEDKPGDELVDLLETIGVNITGIQRHPTAITRQVYVTRSLTGERNFAGFGDINTEEFADTQLEAKQLKESLFTHANYLVIGTLELAYSNSKEAIFQAIDLAKKHQLKIFVDINWRPVFWPNLEQAKPLILQILKEADLIKCSQEEANWLWSTEDPRNIAQTFPKIKGILVTLAEKGCHYYLGKNQGTVEGFSVEVVDTTGAGDSFVAGFLAQCCLYQDKIFNKADIAKQAIIYSNAVGALTTTKLGAIAAQPTQEEVETFLKNN, encoded by the coding sequence ATGAATAATCCTCAAATACTCTGTATGGGTGAAATCCTATTTGACTGTCTTGCTAATCAATTAGGGAAAGAATTAGAAGAAGTTACATCTTGGACAGCTTACCCAGGCGGTGCGCCGGCTAACGTCGCTTGTGCTTTAATTAAGTTGGGTGTTGCTGCTGCTTTTATTGGCTGTATTGGAGAAGATAAACCAGGGGATGAGTTAGTTGATCTTTTAGAAACAATAGGAGTTAATATAACAGGAATACAACGCCATCCTACTGCGATAACTAGACAAGTTTATGTTACTCGTTCTTTAACAGGAGAGCGAAACTTTGCTGGTTTTGGAGATATTAATACGGAGGAATTTGCTGATACTCAATTAGAGGCTAAACAGTTAAAAGAATCCTTATTTACTCATGCAAACTATTTAGTGATTGGTACTTTAGAATTGGCTTATTCAAACAGTAAAGAAGCTATTTTTCAAGCTATTGATCTTGCTAAAAAACATCAATTGAAGATTTTTGTTGATATCAACTGGCGACCTGTATTTTGGCCAAATTTAGAACAAGCAAAACCCTTAATTTTGCAAATTTTAAAGGAAGCCGATTTGATTAAATGTTCTCAAGAAGAAGCTAACTGGTTATGGTCAACAGAAGACCCCCGAAATATTGCTCAAACCTTCCCTAAAATTAAAGGTATTTTAGTAACATTAGCAGAAAAAGGCTGTCATTATTATTTAGGAAAAAATCAAGGAACCGTAGAAGGATTTTCCGTTGAAGTTGTGGATACCACAGGGGCAGGGGATAGTTTTGTAGCCGGATTTTTAGCTCAATGTTGTCTTTATCAAGATAAAATTTTCAATAAGGCAGATATCGCTAAACAAGCAATTATTTATAGTAATGCTGTGGGGGCATTAACCACCACAAAACTAGGAGCGATCGCAGCACAACCGACTCAAGAAGAAGTTGAAACTTTTCTAAAAAATAATTAA
- a CDS encoding ABC1 kinase family protein produces the protein MLSLTKNTSRQREILEVVFHHGWDYMKGLLTGNQSNEPQLPTPEVLCNILIDLGPVYVKLGQLLSTRPDLLPKHYIEALSELQSNVPPVSWPEIHQLLEQELPQPSQEIFQEIKQKPIAAGSIAQVHQATLKNGQKVALKVQRPGIEAVVDQDIKLIKGIAELVSFTDFGDDYDIVAIADEFTNALRAELDFTMEAEYTTQLRLNLTESRWFDPKKLVIPKIHWQLTTPKLLILDWLDGTPLLAAKIADQPSQGQENNPRREITTLLFRAFFQQIYLNGFFHADPHPGNLFYLEDGRVALLDCGMVGRLDPRTQQILTEMLLAIVDIDAQRCAQLTLELAEAGQPMSLDRLENDYDSMLRKYYNLSISQLNFSEVFYEVLQVARNNRIRLPSNMGLYAKTLANLEGVARAFDPEVNLLNQIKPLMTDLFRRQLLGDNPIETFLRTALDLKSLSLRSPRQMELLLDRLTSETLKWNVNLRNIDPIRYSLDNSANRIAFSIIVGSLIMGASNISSSAQSSQLFWLSNILFAAASLLGLWLVVSIIRSGNLR, from the coding sequence ATGTTATCATTAACAAAAAATACATCCCGCCAAAGAGAAATTCTAGAAGTAGTATTTCATCATGGATGGGATTATATGAAGGGATTACTAACAGGAAATCAATCCAATGAACCCCAGTTACCGACCCCAGAAGTTTTATGTAATATTCTAATTGATTTAGGACCTGTTTATGTCAAATTAGGACAACTTTTATCCACTCGTCCAGACTTATTACCAAAACACTATATAGAGGCATTATCGGAATTACAATCTAATGTTCCTCCTGTTTCATGGCCAGAAATTCATCAATTATTAGAACAAGAATTACCCCAACCCTCTCAAGAAATATTCCAAGAGATTAAACAAAAACCCATCGCTGCTGGTTCCATTGCACAGGTGCATCAAGCTACCTTAAAAAATGGGCAGAAAGTAGCTTTAAAAGTGCAAAGACCAGGCATAGAAGCAGTGGTTGACCAGGACATTAAACTAATCAAGGGAATTGCCGAATTAGTCTCTTTTACTGACTTTGGGGATGATTATGATATTGTTGCCATCGCCGATGAATTTACCAATGCTCTCAGAGCAGAATTAGACTTTACTATGGAGGCTGAATATACGACTCAACTCCGTTTAAACCTTACTGAAAGTCGTTGGTTTGACCCCAAAAAATTAGTGATCCCTAAAATCCATTGGCAGTTAACTACGCCAAAATTGCTGATTTTAGACTGGTTAGACGGAACCCCTTTACTTGCAGCCAAAATTGCTGATCAACCCTCTCAAGGTCAAGAGAATAACCCCAGAAGAGAGATTACAACCCTTCTGTTTCGTGCTTTTTTCCAACAAATTTACTTAAATGGCTTTTTCCATGCTGATCCCCATCCGGGTAATTTATTCTATTTAGAAGATGGTCGGGTTGCTCTGTTAGATTGTGGCATGGTAGGGCGTTTAGATCCGAGAACTCAACAAATTTTAACGGAAATGTTACTGGCCATCGTTGATATTGATGCCCAACGTTGCGCTCAATTAACATTAGAATTAGCCGAAGCAGGACAACCCATGAGTTTAGATCGTTTAGAAAACGATTATGATAGTATGTTGCGGAAATATTATAACTTAAGTATTTCTCAACTCAACTTTAGCGAAGTGTTTTATGAGGTTTTACAAGTTGCTAGAAATAACCGCATTCGCCTACCGAGTAATATGGGATTATATGCTAAAACGTTAGCTAATTTAGAAGGGGTAGCTAGGGCTTTTGATCCAGAAGTTAATTTACTTAACCAAATTAAACCTTTAATGACGGACTTATTCCGTCGTCAATTATTAGGGGATAACCCTATCGAAACCTTTTTAAGAACAGCATTAGATTTAAAAAGTTTATCCTTGCGATCGCCCCGTCAAATGGAATTATTATTAGATCGTTTAACGTCTGAAACCTTGAAATGGAATGTTAACCTAAGAAATATTGATCCCATCCGTTACAGTTTAGATAATTCAGCCAATCGGATCGCATTTAGTATTATTGTTGGTTCTTTAATTATGGGTGCGTCTAATATTTCTAGTAGCGCACAAAGTTCACAATTATTTTGGTTAAGTAATATTTTATTTGCAGCAGCCAGTCTGCTAGGATTATGGTTAGTTGTTAGTATTATACGTTCAGGAAACCTTCGATAA
- a CDS encoding DUF2267 domain-containing protein codes for MTTATQSNLSFLEKVMARANLTDIYEAREMTEIVYRTMRDLVPTKTIDNVASELNTKAVESNQKQLEEDIADLWKDTNPIVAWISRIRSPLDIDDQLFIRRVEQEGAMPERTTGEIVVKAVFAATKEELSQERITELSGFLPGKIKEMWEQA; via the coding sequence ATGACTACGGCAACCCAATCTAACTTATCCTTCCTAGAAAAAGTAATGGCTAGAGCTAACTTAACCGATATATATGAAGCCAGAGAAATGACAGAAATTGTTTATCGAACCATGCGAGATTTAGTACCAACAAAAACCATAGATAATGTTGCATCGGAATTGAATACAAAAGCAGTAGAAAGCAACCAAAAACAATTAGAAGAAGATATCGCTGATTTATGGAAAGATACTAATCCTATTGTCGCTTGGATAAGTCGTATTCGCAGTCCCCTTGATATCGATGATCAACTATTTATTAGACGGGTCGAACAAGAAGGAGCTATGCCAGAAAGAACTACAGGAGAAATTGTTGTCAAAGCCGTTTTTGCTGCCACGAAAGAAGAATTATCCCAAGAAAGAATTACAGAACTGTCTGGTTTTCTCCCTGGTAAAATCAAAGAAATGTGGGAACAGGCCTAG
- a CDS encoding response regulator, whose translation MSKISLVLVEDHDLTRVGLLAALKQVEQIEVLGEAANGHQGVKIIKEENPDLAIVALNLPDIDGIEVTQRLKNDPHTHSTRILILTNTTQEKDVLAAFVAGADSYLLKDIEFTQLIEAIKNTHEGNSWIDPNIANIVLQQIKKPVTAKAELSSVSVNHSSNNNHSVQLEETTCIEEDPQHLFEISPLTDREFDVLELIVGGCNNADIAEKLCITVGTVKTHVRNILNKLCVDDRTQAAVRALRSGLVE comes from the coding sequence ATGAGTAAAATTAGCCTTGTATTGGTAGAAGATCACGATTTGACCCGTGTTGGTTTATTGGCTGCATTAAAACAGGTTGAACAAATAGAAGTGCTAGGAGAAGCAGCTAATGGTCATCAAGGAGTAAAGATTATCAAGGAAGAAAACCCTGACCTGGCGATCGTTGCACTCAACTTACCGGATATCGATGGCATTGAAGTCACCCAACGTCTCAAAAATGACCCTCATACCCATTCAACACGGATTTTGATTTTGACGAATACAACCCAGGAAAAAGATGTGTTAGCTGCCTTTGTAGCGGGGGCTGATTCTTATCTACTCAAAGACATTGAGTTCACTCAACTGATCGAAGCGATCAAAAACACCCATGAAGGGAATTCTTGGATTGATCCGAATATTGCTAATATTGTGCTTCAACAAATCAAAAAACCAGTGACTGCTAAAGCTGAACTTTCTTCGGTATCAGTGAATCATTCATCTAATAATAACCACTCCGTTCAACTTGAGGAGACAACTTGCATTGAGGAAGATCCTCAACACCTGTTTGAAATCTCTCCTTTAACTGATCGTGAATTCGACGTTTTAGAGTTGATCGTAGGGGGTTGTAACAATGCTGATATTGCAGAAAAATTGTGTATTACCGTAGGGACAGTTAAAACCCATGTTCGTAATATTCTCAATAAACTCTGCGTTGATGATCGCACCCAAGCAGCAGTTCGGGCTTTAAGGTCTGGATTAGTTGAATAA
- a CDS encoding EAL domain-containing protein, which translates to MNDTKKNTNHRYILVLEDSNSRRTISLEKSKYSLGRHSSNSIIIYSKQVSRQHATLIRKFNRKTNQDAFWILDGDLDGKKSQNGIFVNGEKCTIHELKDGDLINFGCEVNGSYHTIFPAQISESFIDKQISKKIEQSAPQAINQAPTLYLGNPNQQSTYILQSPSLNDLGNDDTFPEESYLDPVTELPNRILFNEYISIAVTNAKRHNHCLAVLLIDIEHFSQINDKFGYRIGDYFLQVIAQRLKNCIRTGDIVSRWGGDEFAILLPHIKEADNLYKITQRIIKELKSPFIVEENTQVLVTYLGIATYPKNGQVPQELLNYAETQLINHKKTGNHNLLPENLNQTNPPLSQIEKRLYEALTKEELCLYYQPQFNTNAKKIEAMEAFIRWKHPKYGLIPPQQFLPWAEKTELVVPLTRWILEKACTHNKIWQMNKLSSVVVSVNLSIAQFHHPQLVDLIDEVLTSTGLDPQWLELEITESIILKDIKLAYEVSRELKKLGVRVCLDDFGIGYAAVNHLHQMPFDTIKIDVSLIKNIKENPENTTLIAALIFLGNSFEMRVVAEGVETEQQLNTLHHLHCQIMQGYYFSKPLSVEKATQFLTFDYGQS; encoded by the coding sequence ATGAATGACACCAAAAAAAACACCAATCATCGTTATATCTTGGTTCTTGAAGATAGCAACTCCCGTCGAACGATTTCCTTAGAAAAGTCTAAATACTCTTTAGGACGACATTCTAGTAATTCTATTATTATTTATTCTAAACAAGTTTCTCGCCAACACGCCACTTTAATTAGAAAATTTAATCGCAAAACAAATCAAGATGCTTTTTGGATTTTAGACGGAGATTTAGACGGAAAAAAGAGTCAAAATGGGATTTTTGTTAATGGAGAAAAATGTACAATCCATGAACTCAAAGATGGGGATTTAATTAATTTTGGTTGTGAAGTCAATGGGAGTTATCATACCATTTTTCCTGCTCAAATTTCAGAAAGTTTTATTGATAAACAAATTAGTAAAAAAATAGAACAATCTGCTCCTCAAGCTATTAATCAAGCACCAACCTTATATTTAGGTAATCCCAATCAACAATCTACTTATATCTTACAAAGTCCTTCCCTTAACGATTTAGGTAACGATGATACCTTTCCAGAAGAATCTTATCTTGATCCAGTGACCGAATTACCCAATCGTATTCTTTTTAATGAATATATTTCCATTGCCGTAACGAATGCCAAAAGACATAATCATTGTTTAGCAGTTTTGTTGATAGATATTGAACATTTTAGCCAAATTAATGATAAGTTTGGTTATAGAATTGGAGATTATTTTTTACAAGTGATCGCCCAACGTTTAAAAAATTGTATCCGAACAGGAGATATTGTATCTCGTTGGGGAGGGGATGAATTTGCTATTTTATTACCTCATATTAAAGAAGCAGACAATTTATATAAAATCACTCAACGGATTATTAAAGAACTAAAATCCCCCTTTATCGTTGAAGAAAATACCCAAGTCCTAGTCACTTATTTAGGAATAGCAACTTATCCTAAAAATGGACAAGTTCCTCAAGAACTTTTAAATTATGCAGAAACCCAACTAATTAATCATAAAAAAACAGGTAATCATAACCTTCTCCCGGAAAACCTAAACCAAACAAATCCTCCATTATCACAAATCGAAAAGCGACTTTATGAAGCATTAACCAAAGAAGAATTATGTTTATATTATCAACCTCAATTCAATACCAATGCTAAAAAAATAGAAGCGATGGAAGCCTTTATTCGCTGGAAACATCCCAAATATGGCTTAATTCCCCCTCAACAATTTTTACCTTGGGCAGAAAAAACAGAATTAGTTGTGCCATTAACTCGTTGGATTTTAGAAAAAGCTTGTACACACAATAAAATATGGCAGATGAATAAGTTATCTTCAGTGGTAGTGTCTGTCAATTTATCTATAGCCCAATTTCATCATCCTCAATTAGTCGATCTTATTGATGAAGTGTTAACATCTACAGGACTTGATCCACAATGGTTGGAATTAGAAATTACTGAATCAATTATCCTTAAAGATATTAAACTAGCTTATGAAGTTTCAAGAGAATTGAAAAAGTTAGGCGTTAGGGTTTGTTTAGATGATTTTGGTATTGGTTATGCTGCGGTTAATCATTTGCATCAAATGCCCTTTGATACAATAAAAATTGATGTGTCTTTAATTAAAAATATAAAAGAAAACCCTGAAAACACCACATTAATTGCTGCCCTAATTTTTCTAGGAAACAGTTTTGAGATGAGAGTCGTCGCCGAAGGCGTAGAAACTGAACAACAACTGAATACGTTACATCATTTGCACTGTCAAATCATGCAAGGATACTATTTTAGTAAACCTCTTTCTGTAGAAAAAGCAACCCAATTTTTAACCTTTGATTATGGACAATCATAA